A window from Salvia miltiorrhiza cultivar Shanhuang (shh) chromosome 2, IMPLAD_Smil_shh, whole genome shotgun sequence encodes these proteins:
- the LOC131007678 gene encoding ABC1 family protein YPL109C, mitochondrial-like — MAISSLRRVAKCLVPSARSRCCEITHCLRTSPVGFCYGTNRFYSRCNAPCGGFSSHMFQEIKYTLWRNKGYKSVDLSSASCRLSYRAQIAWRRLFETYSYNGPMLPPISRIARAVSLAMSRSNLVAPGILAFIIGELRWSERSLAHADCFPIKDSLYMHAQGGHVYATSFIFSLLEGLVLFLRAIYLAILFSPCMVMAPFADSLGMEFRRSWLRIVRVTLEKAGPAFIKWGQWAAARPDLFPSDLCQELAELHSKAPAHSFAYTKNAVEKAFGRKLTEIFDKFEEEPLASGSVAQVHQATLKFRYPRQQVKPMLVAVKVRHPGVGEVIQRDFVLINLFAKASKFIPTLRWLRLDESIQQFAVFMMSQVDLAREAANLSRFIYNFRHWKDVSFPKPLYPLVHPAVLVETYEHGESILHYVDKLEGQAHIKTALAHIGTHALLKMLLVDNFIHADMHPGNILVRELPSILSAKSLFKPRPHVIFLDVGMTAELSKKDRDNLVDFFKAVALRDGRCAAECTLKLSNKQSCPYPEAFIKEVDNTFKFWGSDEGDFLHPADCMQLMLEQVRRHKVNIDGHICTVIVTTMVLEGWQQKLDPAYDSLQALQALLFKVDLVDSLAYTIGGVMAP, encoded by the exons ATGGCTATTTCGag TTTGAGGCGGGTCGCAAAATGCCTTGTACCAAGTGCTAGGTCTAGGTGTTGTGAGATAACTCATTGTCTGCGAACATCCCCAGTTGGATTCTGTTATGGTACCAACAGATTTTACTCACGCTGCAATGCTCCCTGTGGAGGGTTTTCATCACATATGTTTCAAGAGATCAAATACACATTATGGAGGAATAAGGGGTACAAAAGTGTAGATTTGTCATCTGCAAGCTGCAGACTTTCATACCGTGCCCAAATTGCATGGAGACGGCTTTTCGAAACATATTCCTATAATGGACCAATGTTGCCACCCATTAGTAGGATAGCACGTGCAGTGAGTCTTGCTATGTCTCGGTCGAATCTGGTAGCTCCTGGTATTCTGGCCTTCATAATTGGAGAGTTAAGATGGAGCGAAAGAAGTTTAGCACATGCTGATTGCTTCCCTATAAAAGACTCTCTCTACATGCATGCACAAGGTGGGCATGTTTATGCAACttcatttatattttctctTTTAGAGGGACTGGTACTGTTTCTGAGAGCCATATACTTGGCAATATTGTTTTCTCCTTGCATGGTAATGGCTCCTTTTGCTGATTCTCTTGGCATGGAGTTCAGGAGATCATGGCTTCGTATTGTCCGGGTAACATTAGAGAAGGCTGGCCCAGCATTTATCAAATGGGGCCAATGGGCTGCAGCAAGACCTGATCTGTTCCCAAGTGATCTATGCCAAGAGCTTGCTGAACTTCACAGCAAAGCACCAGCACATAGCTTTGCATACACGAAAAATGCTGTCGAGAAGGCATTTGGCCGCAAGCTGACTgagatttttgataaatttgaaGAAGAACCTTTGGCATCTGGCAGTGTAGCTCAAGTTCATCAAGCTACTTTGAAATTCAGATATCCTCGACAGCAGGTTAAGCCTATGCTCGTTGCTGTAAAAGTTAGACATCCAGGTGTTGGTGAAGTAATCCAAAGAGACTTtgtattgattaatttatttgcAAAAGCTTCAAAGTTCATCCCTACATTGAGATGGTTGAGACTAGATGAAAGCATTCAACAATTTGCTGTTTTCATGATGTCTCAAGTTGATCTTGCCAGGGAGGCTGCCAATTTGAGTCGATTTATCTACAACTTTCGTCACTGGAAGGACGTCTCTTTCCCAAAACCTCTTTATCCTCTGGTACATCCAGCTGTTTTGGTGGAAACTTACGAACATGGAGAAAGTATCCTACATTATGTTGACAAGCTTGAAGGACAAGCACACATTAAAACCGCCCTTGCTCATATTGGAACTCATGCGCTCCTAAAGATGCTCTTG GTAGACAATTTCATCCATGCAGACATGCATCCTGGAAACATTCTTGTCCGGGAATTGCCAAGCATACTTTCAGCAAAATCTTTGTTTAAACCAAGACCTCATGTTATATTCCTTGATGTAGGCATGACTGCTGAACTTTCTAAAAAGGACAGAGACAATTTAGTGGATTTCTTCAAGGCTGTGGCACTTCGTGATGGTCGCTGTGCTGCTGAGTGCACTCTGAAGTTATCTAACAAACAGAGCTGCCCATATCCAGAGGCATTTATCAAG GAAGTGGACAATACTTTCAAATTCTGGGGCTCGGATGAAGGTGATTTCCTTCATCCAGCTGATTGCATGCAACTCATGCTCGAACAAGTTAGGCGTCACAAAGTCAATATCGATGGCCATATTTGTACTGTGATTGTAACCACCATGGTGTTGGAG GGTTGGCAGCAGAAACTTGACCCAGCGTATGATTCCTTACAAGCTTTGCAAGCATTGCTTTTCAAAGTCGATTTGGTGGATTCTCTCGCCTATACAATCGGAGGAGTAATGGCCCCATAA
- the LOC131007681 gene encoding diacylglycerol kinase 1-like — protein sequence MVESVIMSQELRQSFRRIFIKNEEAVVGNSEAVGILKDYYIPDYILLPDSEIEQQPDVPECPLIVFINTKSGGQLGSELLLTCRSLLNENQVFDLGEKAPDKMLHQLYFNLEKHKQNGDQFSAEIQRRLRIIVAGGDGTAGWLLGVVSDLKLAHPPPIATMPLGTGNNLPFSFGWGRRNPGTDCQSVKLFLKKVKDAKEMKIDSWHILMRMRTPKEGSYEPLAPLNLPHSLHAFKRVSATDEMNEEGYHTFRGGFWNYFSMGMDAQVSYAFHSARKQNPEKFKNQLVNQTTYAKLSCKQGWFCASLMHPSSRNIAQLTKVKIMKKPGQWINLDIPRSIRSIVCLNLPSFSGGLNPWGRPSKQKLHSRDLTPPYVDDGFFELVGFRDAWHGLVLYTPNGHGTRLAQANRIRFEFEKGAADHAYMRIDGEPWKQPLPQDDDTVMIEISHFGQVGILANSHCLSRSITAPYSTSNSMHDAYSSEFEEEESEERKKLGAANTFRLPDDFDIASLG from the exons ATGGTCGAATCGGTGATTATGAGTCAGGAGCTGAGGCAATCGTTTCGTAGAATCTTCATTAAAAA TGAAGAAGCTGTGGTTGGTAATTCAGAAGCAGTAGGAATTTTGAAGGATTATTACATTCCAGATTACATACTTCTTCCTGATTCAGAAATTGAACAACAACCTGATGTTCCTGAATGTCCTCTGATTGTATTTATCAACACAAAAAGTGGCGGGCAGTTGGGAAGTGAACTTTTACTAACATGTCGTAGTCTTCTTAACGAAAATCAG GTGTTTGATCTTGGGGAAAAGGCACCTGATAAGATGCTCCACCAGCTTTATTTCAATTTGGAGAAGCACAAGCAGAATGGAGATCAATTTTCTGCTGAAATTCAGAGAAGATTACGTATCATC GTTGCTGGTGGTGATGGAACAGCTGGGTGGCTCCTCGGAGTGGTTTCTGATCTTAAACTAGCACATCCACCACCAATTGCTACTATGCCGCTGGGGACAGGGAACAATCTCCCTTTTTCATTTGGTTGG GGGAGAAGAAATCCTGGTACAGACTGTCAATCTGTGAAGTTATTCTTGAAAAAAGTCAAAGATGCTAAAGAGATGAAAATTGACAG CTGGCATATTCTAATGCGGATGAGAACTCCTAAAGAAGGTTCATATGAGCCGCTTGCACCTCTTAACCTTCCTCACTCCTTGCATGCCTTCAAACGTGTATCCGCCACAGATGAAATGAATGAG GAAGGATACCACACATTCCGGGGAGGATTTTGGAATTACTTTAGCATGG GTATGGATGCACAAGTTTCATATGCATTTCACTCAGCGAGAAAGCAGAATCcggaaaaatttaaaaatcaattagtTAATCAG aCTACTTATGCAAAGCTTAGCTGTAAGCAAGGATGGTTTTGTGCTTCCCTAATGCATCCATCTTCAAG AAATATAGCTCAGTTGACAAAGGTTAAAATCATGAAAAAGCCAGGGCAGTGGATAAATCTTGACATACCACGGAG CATCAGATCCATTGTTTGCCTTAACTTGCCTAGTTTCTCAGGGGGTCTTAATCCTTGGGGAAGACCTAGCAAGCAGAAGCTTCATTCA AGAGACTTAACTCCACCCTATGTGGATGATGGATTCTTCGAGTTGGTTGGCTTTCGAGATGCATGGCATGGACTTGTATTGTATACTCCAAATGGACATGGGACTCGCCTTGCACAA GCAAACAGAATCCGTTTCGAGTTTGAAAAGGGTGCTGCTGATCACGCATACATGAGGATCGACGGGGAACCCTGGAAGCAGCCCCTCCCACAGGATGATGACACTGTCATGATTGAGATTTCGCACTTCGGCCAAGTTGGCATTCTTGCTAACAGTCACTGTCTGTCCAGAAGTATTACGGCGCCTTATTCGACAAGCAACTCCATGCACGATGCATACAGTAGTGAGTTTGAGGAGGAAGAGTCCGAAGAGAGAAAGAAGTTAGGTGCGGCCAATACATTTAGACTGCCAGATGACTTTGACATTGCAAGTCTTGGTTGA